From Ptiloglossa arizonensis isolate GNS036 chromosome 10, iyPtiAriz1_principal, whole genome shotgun sequence, the proteins below share one genomic window:
- the Mrpl34 gene encoding mitochondrial ribosomal protein L34 isoform X2: MLYSYKLFITNICKGIKSKYVPYGAIWRQKYESILDKLGRVATDSTTIEGEAMTACTGVS, translated from the exons ATGTTATACTCATACAAGTTGTTTATTACTAACATATGTAAGGG GATAAAAAGCAAATATGTTCCTTACGGCGCCATTTGGAGACAGAAGTACGAATcaatcctcgacaaacttggccgagtAGCCACAGATAGCACCACCATCGAAGGAGAGGCAATGACTGCATGTACAGGCGTTTCGTAA
- the Mrpl34 gene encoding mitochondrial ribosomal protein L34 isoform X1 → MFGKLFYNAYKALPCLVSLGKISSSIIGSPAIPNQWSLTFSRTKIRYCFPRPNEYRRIKRHGWNTRMATLSGRKILMRRILKGRYVLSH, encoded by the exons atgtttggaaaattattttataatgcaTACAAAGCTCTTCC ATGTCTCGTGTCGTTAGGCAAAATTTCTTCGTCAATTATCGGTTCACCGGCAATACCGAATCAGTGGAGTCTTACATTCAGTAGAACAAAAATAAGATATTGTTTTCCTCGTCCTAATGAATATCGCCGTATTAAACGACACGGTTGGAATACGAGAATGGCAACACTCAGTGGTAGAAAAATCCTCATGAGAAGAATATTAAAAGGCAGATATGTACTCAGCCATTAA